The Bombus vancouverensis nearcticus chromosome 3, iyBomVanc1_principal, whole genome shotgun sequence genomic sequence TTCGACATAAGAGAAAGAATTAATATGTTACAAGATTACTGTATTACATTTTTGTTTTGTAcaagttatattttatatattgttgtATAAAGTATTCAGTTATATTTTTGAAGaagtaaatatttctttttttttttggatagtATTCTctgttttataacaattttttgatTCACTAATATATGGTAGTAAATACGGCTAACAATTTCCGCGAatttaatttttgcaatttctaattttaattaaattagattaaaatattttgtgaGGAATGTTGCATTCCAAAATATCGTTGTtaatgcaaattaatatttttgttgcCCCTTACTAATTTTTATGGTTGAAAGACTTGGCTTCTCGAAGAGCGAATACTCTAATTAGAAATTACACGCTAGTTTGCCTATAATATAGCAATAGAATACAATTTAGTACGAATCTAATGATATAATCCTAattatagtataacgttattgaTACAACAACGACTACCGATAATTACAACAAGTAAACGTGAGATAATTAATCCGACTATCTAAAAGCAAAAATGCGAAAGAAAGATTAGAAAAAGATGTAAAGATAAACTGTGTGATTGAAGTGATACAAGATATAAGAGACTTATTTGTATGTTTTAAACTCTTGATATTGAACAAAGAAATACTACAattgaattaataaaaattagtatGTATTAATACAGGCATAAAGTATTCTCGTAAGGATCTTTTAATACGTCGCCACATGTTTCCTGCAGTAGTTGCCAACTTAAAAATGATTTCCTCGATATGGTTGTTTTGTGGCATTTCTTATATTACGCCTTACCCTTCAGATGTTGCCTGTTATTAAACACGTTTTATCGTTCTTCGAACTCGATTTAAGATTATTCTCGTAGCGGATTCCTTCGGCTATACGACTGTTGTAACGTATCGGTATGCCTGGTTGCATTCCTCAGGCGTCATGTAATTTCTTGCAACAGCGGTCGTCCGTTAAATTTGAAGCGATTTTTCATCCATGTCCAATCGATGGAGAATCATCGATCGAATCttgttacaaattattttacaatGAATTGCACTCAGCATGAAAGAAACATGAACGTTCGATTTTGATTCGTGTATCTTTACGTGTAATTAGGTAATTGCATTTCAAACAATTAATGGTCTACATTACAACGTCCATTTACAACATCCATTTACAACGTTCATTTACAACGTTTCCGCTATTATCCTTCTCATACCAGCACCATTAAGTGTGTTATTAGAAGCTGAAAGGTTCATAGAAATGTTCGTTGTGAAACTATTAATCGTTCTTACTAATTACATGtcgtatatgtatacgtatttaCGCAGTATCGCTGTAAGTAAATGTGGATTTAAAgtaaaacattaatattttgatggcatcgatatacatatttattctatatatacTTTGTTATTGTTTTTTACaacagaaaatttttattttcaatacatATATCACAGagttttttaatataaatactgGTGAATTTCTCATTTCTCATTTTTGCCTGCGTCTCAGGCATGAACAAAAATTatgataaatgtatttattatacaattgtTACAAATAGAGCTCTTTTTCTATTTGATGGTAAGATCAGTCGATGTCTACAATTCTACGCATGATTCTCTTCCGCTCCATCTAATATTAGATCACCTTCAATGTGATTCATATAGGATTACCATGAACTAGTCGTTGAATTCCACGTGCATGCAATCATGCAAAAATAAACCGATAGGACAATGCGTCGTAGAGTAAATTCAATTGCTACAGTACGACCTGTAAAGAATTCCAAGCCGACTGACGCTGACGAGATGAGATTCGATCAGATACCGAAATACACGTGCAAAAGCGACTCGTAGCGTTTATCTTCTTAGATTCCTGGAAATCTTCGTACACAATACTCCAAACTAAATTGGAATTTATCAACGTATGCATGAATTTACTACGTTATATTAAtagtaaattttgtaatttttttaaatatcgtctACATTCGTTGTTAATAATTCGCTGCTGGAATCACAAtcaacatatttattttattcatatttgCCATTAAACTAGTTTTATATAAGCTGTTCATAATTCGACTTCgcattttcatattttcgtaatcaataattttttataaaatagagATCATTTACGACATCAAATGTCACAGATTTCTTCTGTATGACCTGTACGAGATAAACGATCAGGCATCTGTCTTGAGTTTGAGGATCACTGTAATCTCCGTTGCTTAGGCTATTCTGCATTCACTTGTGTAGAGAAGTTTGTCGGGTATCAGGGATATTTTGGTCGATATTTAAGCGTCAGTAATTGTAAGTAATACTTTCGAAGCAATCGATTTTTTACGAAAGGTATTTGAAAAAATCAGAATTGACATCCATACTTGTCAAATCTTACGAAACTAACTGTACTAGTACCGTTAGTGTTATTTTGGtacaaaaattttaatcgaTGAAATATAGTTAACAAACGAAAATAGATCATTTTCCTCCACATAATCGGTGATTATTGTCGGTTATTATTGGCGATTAGAAATACGATGAGAAGGATGGTAGTCTGAGAATTCTCTGGTTTGCGGTCTGGTTTATAAAGTCAAGTCACGGAAGTAGGTCTTCGACGAGAGGAGGCGGCCAATCGTCGCGTTCGTGTCGCTTTTACATGCAGCATCGACGGACAGTCCTGTGTCGCAGCCAGGAAGTCGTGGTTCGTTCAACCGGAAGCAACGTTTACACGGTCACCGGTTGTCGACTTCGTGACCGTCTACCGACACGTGATCGACGACACGAGTCTTCGATAACGGCTCGTTAATCGGTAAACGACACGTTTCACGACGTGATCCATTCGATTGCGACACTATCGCCGGCGATCGTCCCCTTAATGTCCTGAATTTGCATTTTTATCACCATCGTCATGGCTTTTGCACTGGAAATCAATTAGCTACAACGTCGATGGCGTATTGCTCGATTAATCAAGAAATTTGGTTTTATCGGCAGAGGGAAATCAATACTTAAGCTTTGTTCAGATTAGCCGAGTCATTTGAATTCAAGCAACTTTAAGCCATTTTTATCAATATGAACCTATAATTTACTTAGCTCGAACTATCAtgcgaagaattaaaaaatttgatgaAGATCGTTTACACTGTGAGCTTTTTAACTGTTTCGTGTAAACATTGGGAGCCCGGTTAGTTAAGTTTAAACGACTTTAAGTGAGATAACTTGAGTTGTATGAACACAAACTTGAAGTTAAATTAGTTGAATCGGTGCGATTAACATTTAAGTACCTTATCTAGTTTGAACGAAATTTGAACGAAACGACGTAGCGAATTAAAGAAAGTACTTAAAATAGATATAATGTGGCTTCAGAAGATGCCAGATTTAATTACGCATGTCTTTGCGGTTTTTACGATCGTTAATAAGCACACGCAATTAAACGTAATTATGCCACGGACTTTTGTATGTAGGATAGAGCTCAGGGCATATTGTCTCGAGCGAAAACGCAAATAGCAGCTTGAAATGTGTATCTTCAAGGTTGCGTTTGCTATACTTCTCTGTTCTGTATGTTTAACAAATTAACGTTtttacaaattcacttttttaatacagtaattttttaaatacagtaCAGTTCTATTTGTTCTGATTTTATAAATCTAGTCTCTGAAGCTCGCTTCTTTTTTTAACAAGTGACAatagtaaattttattttttactagcTACTCTTGGTAAAAAAACAACTTCGTTAATTCTATTTCACTGTCATCGAAACATTTTGCAAAACACGAATGCAAATTGGATCTTTCCAAAAATAGTCGCTCGAATGTCGAAAAGTAGAATCAGATCGGACCATTGTCTCGCTTTTATTTTCTCGATATCGAAGCGATTCGATTATTTCATACACGCATTGCGCGTACACTACACCTTTTCCCTCGTTATGTCGTTGACCGTTTCGTGTTTGTTGCTGATTTCTCGGAAGACGAGAGGCTGGATGGCAGCGGAAGCGAATGCAATTCCGTGGTTCCGAAGAAGAGACGTCGGAAACACAATGGTAACAGCGATCGAGAACACCAGGCTACCTTCGACGACTACCCACCATCGCCGAGGTCATCGAGGTCGTCCGCCTCCTCAAGGTCTAGCTCTCTATTGCAATTCGAATCCTTAGAAAGGACCTGTGCCACACTGTCACCGTCCAGTTACAGCTTCGATTCGCTGGAGTATCCTAATCGATCAAACGCCTCTCATCCTGAGAACACGTCGCCAGACAGCCTCGAGCAGGACTATGACAAGGTTTTACCAAACGGTTTTGGAAACATCGTAGATCACTTTTCCAGAATTAGACCTTACCGTAGCTTCGAAAGTCTGGACACTTGTCAAAAGGAAGAGGAGTTTGGTTCTGGTGGTCTGACCAATGGATTCACACCTTTGTACCTGAAACGAAACATGGACCTGTCGAGAACACGAAGCAATGGCTACCACCGTCCAAGGTAACGTAAACATAGTTTATTTAATTTGGCAAGCGGTCGGAGTTTTCTTCATGCCACGGTACTGCCTCTGTTGTTTGAATTAACAGGAAATTATGACTATTTATATGTATAGGAGATTTTCCGAATAGCAGAATATtcgtgtttcgttataacgattaGTTTGTACTTTAGAAGGAGTAATATAATGAAGCTTCATTTACCTGAACTCCATTTATTGGAACGAAATTAACTGAAATTCAAAGTTTCATACAGTTAGGATATAGATCATTTTCATAATACCGATCCCATTATTCTGTAAGTCTATCTTCTGACTATTCCAATGCTTTATTATCTAAGAAGTCAACAAATTTGACAAGGGTGTTTTTTGTTACGAGGCCCTCCATCGACTTGGATTCGTTTCGCGATTGTCAAGAGATGATCGTAGGTTTTCCTTGGCAACGACTTTCGAGAGCTTGCTACATGACCCTCATTTATTGACCAAGTTTCCGCAATCACGACCCTTAATAGATTTCCTTGACTTTTACTTTTAATTCGAGGAAGATCCAAAATGACGCTCGTGGATGTTTCATCCTGATTATCTCATTGTGTCACGCTTACTACGACTCcactagaaaaaataaattaggAAAAAAAAGATACGTTGATATCGAAATCTTGTGTAAGTTACCGTTCTGTCAGTTAAAAGAGAATTTgagtatttcatttttcatttttctccatAGAATCGAACAACTTTCATAAACACTTAAGTCGAAGAGACTCGATGTAGTTGGATTTTTTCACACGATTCAGGGACTTTTGGCACGAGGACGAAGAATACGAAGACGACGTTGGCGACGAGGACCTTGACGAAGAAGATCGTATGCTAAACGACAATCGATCCGGGGCGGAGCTGGAGGATCGGCTGATGGTGTTCGGCGATTCGGCGTGCAACTACGCGACGTCGCTGGATTATCGGAATACGATCGACCTACGAGAGATCGGTGTCGAGTCGAAAAGGGACGCACTGCTGGACCTGAAATCTGGCCAAACGGCTGTGTCGAGTTCGTTTCGCCTGTTGCAGACTAGATTAAATATAGCCGGCAATATGGCGCACGGCCGTAACAACATGGTCGCCGATCATCATCATTACCACCATCATCAGCTGCAGCAGCAGCTCCACAGTTACGAGCAGCACGAGCAGCACCAGCGTCAAGGGTGGAGCAACGAGGAGTGCTTTAATTTTAGATTCACGGATAAATCTCAAAGCGCGCCCAGTCTGCCTAGCAGCGTCACCGAGTCCGCACACGGTCCACATTCGTTGGCCGCGTACGCATCCTCGTCCAGAGCGACCTTCTTCGTATCCACGTCGAATTTGTTCGAGAATTATACAAGGGTAGCCAGCGTGCCCGTCGATTTGAATCTCTGCGGCGTCCACACGACGCACGATGATACACGCTACTCTACAGTGAATTTGCACGAGCATCACGAAATGGCGGAAGTCTCCGTTGTTGAAAGTAAGAAGCGACTGGAAAGCAACGAGGAAATTCGACAGAACGGAGGCGAGAAGAGTGAACAAGCGAAGAACTCGTTATCGAGCTCGGTCAGAACGCAAGCCTCGCAGAACGCAATGGTAGATGGCGAGATGGACCGCGAGAAAGCGGAAGAAGAGCCGAAGGAGGACGAGGAATGCGTAGGAGAGCACTGTTCAAAGCCACGAGAGACGAAACAAGTACCTTCAACGGTGAAGACGCAAGATCCGGGCAACTGTATACTCGATATGGCGATTGCTATGGAGAACGATATCGATTCGGTGGATGCAGCGATCAAGCAGTTGAAGCGCGAGGCCGTGGAAGTTACCTCGAATAACGCCAACACGTTATCTGGTATCGATGGTATTCAGAGAACTCCTTCCGGTAGGCAGCGACCGTGGAAGGTAAAGAACAACGCGAGCTACGAGTTGGCTCAGCAATTCGAAATCGACGAGAGAAGTTTCCGATCGAACAAATATCGTAAGGAGGTTGGTAACGATGGTGAAAAATCGTTGAAAAGTGAACGAAAACGAGTGTCAAACAACGCTAGTTACGAGCTGGCCCAACAGTGTGACTACATCAAGGCTCTCCAGTGTTCCAAAGGTGGATTCAAGCGGATGGATGCGTGCGACGAGTTGGAGGAATCGATTTCAGGACGATCCTCGCTGCTCAGAGTTTCCGATTTGGTGCAGCAAATGAGTAGTAGCTCGACATCGAATCTACCGAGCTACAGCGAGCCGTATTTGGATACCAGGAAATATTCAAAGTCCGCGGAAAATATTTCCACGCAGTTCTCGATAGCTCCGTTCACCAGGATTCCGATCAATCAGCTGGGCCAGCGGCTCAAAAAACAGCAAGAGGAAACGCTTTTCGGCCAGATAAAAAAAAACTCGGATCCATTTTCGGTTTATGGAGGCGATTCTAACGCCCGTGTTTTAGTAGACGACGAAATAGATTTACCCTGCTTGGAAACCAAACCCGTAGGAACTTCCAGCCTGGAGGGGGGCGTACGATGCGAGGAAACAAGCGTCCAGAAACCTGAGAAACCTTTAACCCCGGAACGTGAAAATGTTGATTCAAACGCTTCCTATAAAACCGCGACTGCGGACGCGATTTCAAAGGACGCGGATCAAGATGCAACGAACGAGACGAGCTGTTCGAAAAGGTTGTTCATCGGTGATTTCTATCCGGAAAAAATCGTGCGGTTGCAGCAACAGGAGGAGGGCCGTTATGTGGATTATCGGCCAGTGGAAGAGGATCGTGCGGTCGAActcgaaatcgacgaaagtGGCGGCAAAAACGAAAGTTCTTCGACGAGTCGATTATCATCGACTTCGTCGTGCAACGGTAGAAACAATGGAGAACTGTTGTGGAGAGTCGTAGTGGAAAAGCAGGCCGCGGAAAAGGATGCTCCTGCGAAGAAGGCTACGAAGGAGAAAGAGGTGGAAGAGGAGAAGTTGCAGTACAAAGTGGAGAAGAACGAGAGAGAGCAAAagaaggaggagaaggaggCAACGGAAGCAGCGAGGGGACACACTGTCCATGGTGTTCATTGCCCCCCACCCAACGGTAGCAGCAACAGCGACGGCCTGGAACTTGGTGAACGGAGTGGGAATCCAGCGGTGGCCGGGGCAGTTGATACGAATCATCGCGGTGTTCGCGACAAACGTCACGAGGAGAACGCGGCGGCAACAACTGCGCCGGTTAGCGTAGACGATAGGCACGACGGCCACGCGACTATGTCGGCCACGACGACCACAACGACACCGCGTCCGTTCGTCGCGGCACCCATCGTCAAAACAGAGCCATCGGCGGCGAGATTCCAGCGGAACATGGTCGTCGACGCGTCGTCCGCGACCACGGTGAAGGAAGAGCGGAAAAAAGGTGGACTCGGTGGATTTCTCCAACGATTCTCGAGGCTTCGGTTCAGTGGTAGATCGAAAGTGCCGCGATCCGAGGTGCAGAAGAAAAGTGATACGATCGGCCAAGTGAATCGCGCGAAGGTGACCGAGGAGAAGGTTAAAAAGGAGCCGGACTATATTATCATACCGTTGCATCCTACCGAAGAGGAAAGGCAGAAACAAGACCAGAACACAGCTGCGGAGAGCAGAGTAGACACCAGCAGCAATGACAGAATTGTCGCCGACGTTCAACGAAGTCCCTCCGTTATAAGGTGAGTGTTTGATCTACCTTTTTCAAAAATCGTGCCGTATTTCGTCATCGACCGTGAATATATTCGTCGCTCCCGTTTTTCTTCTATTTGCACCGGGCATCGCTTTGCGCGTCGATCGCGTTGACTTTGACCTCAACGATTGTTTACACGGTTTCGCGCGGGTATATGGAATATAGAGGTAACATGAATCACGGTTCGTGCCACCTTCTATGGCTTCTATATGTAAACATTTATCTCTCGGCCGGTGGAAAATACGTCGGCACCATTTCAGATTCTAAATACCATCGTTTATTTAATGTTCCCGGTACATTGTACGAGAAGACAACGGACGAATGTTGCGGAGGTATTCGCACGCGAACAACAATAAACTTTGCGTCCGCGAACCGTATTCGTGGTCTGTAACCGAATCTCGGCTGCAAAATCGCGCAGACGTTGCTCgcaagtttataacgtaatgtgtctTACATAATTAGCGGATTATGAAAGGAATTTGATACGTATCAATACACGCCTTCTGTTTCTACCTGCTGTGTTGTTGCCGCTGATCGATGTACGGTATTGTGCAAAACTGATTGGATTACTACTACTGATTCTCGCAATagcaaagaaatatatttttagatattagTAGAATAATAGCATTGCTAACGGTTATTTTAAATTACTTATATAGCGACaaagttattgaaatttattgagTGTTTTTATTCGATTATCAACGATGTGTTAAGATACCCATAAACAGTGGACGGAATTTATTTCCGTGATACGTCTC encodes the following:
- the LOC117164057 gene encoding uncharacterized protein LOC117164057 isoform X5, translating into MSTKELNATTLTTTMTTATTLTSSTKLDVEAEDDEEPPTTFEALDMDLVNGPNPWLPAYGFQLQHRSHFQPTHEDLRTNDTVLVQQVDFLETILEETSDDLQSDSDRSGTTYWVGSDSETESVIHIRAKQRLADERLDGSGSECNSVVPKKRRRKHNGNSDREHQATFDDYPPSPRSSRSSASSRSSSLLQFESLERTCATLSPSSYSFDSLEYPNRSNASHPENTSPDSLEQDYDKVLPNGFGNIVDHFSRIRPYRSFESLDTCQKEEEFGSGGLTNGFTPLYLKRNMDLSRTRSNGYHRPRDFWHEDEEYEDDVGDEDLDEEDRMLNDNRSGAELEDRLMVFGDSACNYATSLDYRNTIDLREIGVESKRDALLDLKSGQTAVSSSFRLLQTRLNIAGNMAHGRNNMVADHHHYHHHQLQQQLHSYEQHEQHQRQGWSNEECFNFRFTDKSQSAPSLPSSVTESAHGPHSLAAYASSSRATFFVSTSNLFENYTRVASVPVDLNLCGVHTTHDDTRYSTVNLHEHHEMAEVSVVESKKRLESNEEIRQNGGEKSEQAKNSLSSSVRTQASQNAMVDGEMDREKAEEEPKEDEECVGEHCSKPRETKQVPSTVKTQDPGNCILDMAIAMENDIDSVDAAIKQLKREAVEVTSNNANTLSGIDGIQRTPSGRQRPWKVKNNASYELAQQFEIDERSFRSNKYRKEVGNDGEKSLKSERKRVSNNASYELAQQCDYIKALQCSKGGFKRMDACDELEESISGRSSLLRVSDLVQQMSSSSTSNLPSYSEPYLDTRKYSKSAENISTQFSIAPFTRIPINQLGQRLKKQQEETLFGQIKKNSDPFSVYGGDSNARVLVDDEIDLPCLETKPVGTSSLEGGVRCEETSVQKPEKPLTPERENVDSNASYKTATADAISKDADQDATNETSCSKRLFIGDFYPEKIVRLQQQEEGRYVDYRPVEEDRAVELEIDESGGKNESSSTSRLSSTSSCNGRNNGELLWRVVVEKQAAEKDAPAKKATKEKEVEEEKLQYKVEKNEREQKKEEKEATEAARGHTVHGVHCPPPNGSSNSDGLELGERSGNPAVAGAVDTNHRGVRDKRHEENAAATTAPVSVDDRHDGHATMSATTTTTTPRPFVAAPIVKTEPSAARFQRNMVVDASSATTVKEERKKGGLGGFLQRFSRLRFSGRSKVPRSEVQKKSDTIGQVNRAKVTEEKVKKEPDYIIIPLHPTEEERQKQDQNTAAESRVDTSSNDRIVADVQRSPSVISANGRAPVSSKPPLPPQPPRVGALGSRSSTGASAAAAACSSRRRAATDLGNPAAIEMAKARTMQAAQERPVGLLETDLDEAVPLTTTTSVAAAVSVSANTAGKKTRSLLNLNHTSAAPRPRPEHALHVPQSPVAASHRSPRDDDAASTINQRPHKSMEFLLDKENLHFVKPPENELQKVGERVPSEHELRVQRSLQRLNVPDWYKNSPAARDGFRLKRHSDASQHGGWRALGSKTTSLSSLSSSSNRQPTTGALLSPSPTPPVFSRWSTSLLNSAGSSPASSTRSSFNHRQPYLGWRSQERLTNPRTPAERLAQGILPQLQAANKQQQQQQQQQQQTTNQQLEVRNSIKEVTSAIVHYVQSGQEVGGGGRLSPRPRPEDWDDRGGARSTSPRGSGQSDTDEAMATAALLRNKPSPGSTTLEDVLDSLLGLPSASRTPSPGPGPVVTGTSATMRHRTNIGQANAKAGKSCSDLRQDLQGRRTIVR
- the LOC117164057 gene encoding uncharacterized protein LOC117164057 isoform X3, giving the protein MSTKELNATTLTTTMTTATTLTSSTKLDVEAEDDEEPPTTFEALDMDLVNGPNPWLPAYGFQLQHRSHFQPTHEDLRTNDTVLVQQVDFLETILEETSDDLQSDSDRSGTTYWVGSDSETESVIHIRAKQRLADERLDGSGSECNSVVPKKRRRKHNGNSDREHQATFDDYPPSPRSSRSSASSRSSSLLQFESLERTCATLSPSSYSFDSLEYPNRSNASHPENTSPDSLEQDYDKVLPNGFGNIVDHFSRIRPYRSFESLDTCQKEEEFGSGGLTNGFTPLYLKRNMDLSRTRSNGYHRPRDFWHEDEEYEDDVGDEDLDEEDRMLNDNRSGAELEDRLMVFGDSACNYATSLDYRNTIDLREIGVESKRDALLDLKSGQTAVSSSFRLLQTRLNIAGNMAHGRNNMVADHHHYHHHQLQQQLHSYEQHEQHQRQGWSNEECFNFRFTDKSQSAPSLPSSVTESAHGPHSLAAYASSSRATFFVSTSNLFENYTRVASVPVDLNLCGVHTTHDDTRYSTVNLHEHHEMAEVSVVESKKRLESNEEIRQNGGEKSEQAKNSLSSSVRTQASQNAMVDGEMDREKAEEEPKEDEECVGEHCSKPRETKQVPSTVKTQDPGNCILDMAIAMENDIDSVDAAIKQLKREAVEVTSNNANTLSGIDGIQRTPSGRQRPWKVKNNASYELAQQFEIDERSFRSNKYRKEVGNDGEKSLKSERKRVSNNASYELAQQCDYIKALQCSKGGFKRMDACDELEESISGRSSLLRVSDLVQQMSSSSTSNLPSYSEPYLDTRKYSKSAENISTQFSIAPFTRIPINQLGQRLKKQQEETLFGQIKKNSDPFSVYGGDSNARVLVDDEIDLPCLETKPVGTSSLEGGVRCEETSVQKPEKPLTPERENVDSNASYKTATADAISKDADQDATNETSCSKRLFIGDFYPEKIVRLQQQEEGRYVDYRPVEEDRAVELEIDESGGKNESSSTSRLSSTSSCNGRNNGELLWRVVVEKQAAEKDAPAKKATKEKEVEEEKLQYKVEKNEREQKKEEKEATEAARGHTVHGVHCPPPNGSSNSDGLELGERSGNPAVAGAVDTNHRGVRDKRHEENAAATTAPVSVDDRHDGHATMSATTTTTTPRPFVAAPIVKTEPSAARFQRNMVVDASSATTVKEERKKGGLGGFLQRFSRLRFSGRSKVPRSEVQKKSDTIGQVNRAKVTEEKVKKEPDYIIIPLHPTEEERQKQDQNTAAESRVDTSSNDRIVADVQRSPSVISANGRAPVSSKPPLPPQPPRVGALGSRSSTGASAAAAACSSRRRAATDLGNPAAIEMAKARTMQAAQERPVGLLETDLDEAVPLTTTTSVAAAVSVSANTAGKKTRSLLNLNHTSAAPRPRPEHALHVPQSPVAASHRSPRDDDAASTINQRPHKSMEFLLDKENLHFVKPPENELQKVGERVPSEHELRVQRSLQRLNVPDWYKNSPAARDGFRLKRHSDASQHGGWRALGSKTTSLSSLSSSSNRQPTTGALLSPSPTPPVFSRWSTSLLNSAGSSPASSTRSSFNHRQPYLGWRSQERLTNPRTPAERLAQGILPQLQAANKQQQQQQQQQQQTTNQQLEVRNSIKEVTSAIVHYVQSGQEVGGGGRLSPRPRPEDWDDRGGARSTSPRGSVKLCWMESSFVGMRPAESPETPMSLATETDCCPGCNVTATESCSCVDSAISGLFWDLTPTHDDGQYQQHQQYEQQLGGGDSLGPSPSSTLNYHHHHHQHHRQLHHQQQPQQQQRHHRGELLLA